Sequence from the Scyliorhinus torazame isolate Kashiwa2021f chromosome 3, sScyTor2.1, whole genome shotgun sequence genome:
CCCGAACCTAATAAAACTTCATCAATCTAAGTCTTGAAAATTTCAATCGATCCAATAACCACAAACTTTCACAAGTGGAAGTGTCTCATAAgttcacaagatataggagcagaattaggccatatggcccattgagtctgctccgccattcgatcatggctgatcccatcccggccttaactccaccgtcctgcccgttctccataactcttcaacccattaccaatcaaaaatctgtccaactcctccttaaatttactcactgcctcagcatccaccgtactctggggtagcgaattccacagattcacaaccctttgggagaagtagtttctccttaaccctgttttaaatttgctacctcttttcCCGAGACTataacctctcgttctagaatgcccacaagaggaagcatcagctccacatctactttattcacaccatttatcatcttgtatacgccAACTTGACgtcccctcattcttcgaaacgcTAGAGAGTATGAAATGAGAAAAACATAAGATTCAGTcatgcccataagaggtggggtggggggtgctcgaggaccctggaagaggtaaTTTGGGTGCAGTGGGGGAGTCGCTGAGGGAGGGTTAAAAGATCGGGGTGGCCTTTAAAAGTGGCACCCGATCCGCGAATACTCTTCCTACACTGGCCAACTGAGCTGATGTAAATGTCCCTCGGCAGAGCATTCTCTGGCGAGgcccaaaaaaatggcaaagtgccgttgaatagcaaggTCTTTCTTGACGCTGCAGCCGCCAAGAAGCACCCTGCTAAATACGCCCGAAACAAGACTCTGTTTTTGTCCTGTTGAATTGTGCCCATCATGTTCCAAAGCCAGCTGCACACTTTTCTTGGAGGCCAAGGGCTGAATTATTATTTCATCTCTGTTATCCATTCACATTCTGTCATTCTTTCAACTGGTACTTGTGAATGTGAGGTAAATTGTCCTTTACTCCTGTTAGTTTTGGCGAACTGAGGACAGACCAGCCCTAAGATGTATCTAAAAATATAATTCAGTTCAGTTGTTTGTATCTTTTCAAGAGCTTGAATTTATTTTAGAGTCAACTCAGACCCACGCCAGTGGGCTCTTTATTTTACTTTCTGGCTGCTGTATTATGTCTATATTACCCACTGTCTAGTACCGTATTATTCAGAACATAAATTGTGGTTTTCTGCCGATCTTTGTGGGGCCTGACAGAAAATGTGGAAATGTATTTAACAAATGTATTTTGACTGCATCAGTGCTGTTGAGTAATAGCGACAGAACTCTGCCAATCAGTATATGCATTCTGGCCATTTAAATTCAGATGAGTTTTCATGTAGGCAGGTTGTTGGTAGTGTCTCTAGAATTGATTTCATTGAACACGGATGCATGATGCCGCCTTTCTGGAATTTTCGGGATTGATAGGTTCTGAGCTTTGATTTAAAGAGAGTATTTTATAAAACCAGAAATTGTTGAATAGGCGGCAAATTATAGTGGAAGCTCTTgtttcattttaaaattctcatccttgggtTCAAATCCCTTAATTGCCTAACAGCTCCCTATTTTGGCTCCAGGCTTcaatacagccttggtccaaacatggacaaaagagctgaattccagaggtgaggtgatgagtgattgtccttgacatcaaggcagcatttgaccgagtgtggcatcaaggagcccgagctaaagtgCAGTCAGTGGGGCTTGGAGGAATAAATGGTAAATGAATTTGAGCCACACAAGTGACAGACATTGACCATCTCCAgccagagagaatctaaccacctcccatgacattcaatggcattgccattgctgaatcctccaccatcaacattGACCTTGGGCATTCCATTAACCAGAAacataactggaccagccatttaaatgcagtggctacaagagtaggtcagaggctgggaatcctccaGACACAGCTCACCTTTTGAATCCCCAAagactgcccaccatctacaagaccgaagtcaggagtgtgatggagtcctGTCCGCTTGCCTGGATGCGTGTGGTTCCAAAAACGCTCAAGAAATTCCACATTATCCAGATCAAAGAAGCCCGTTTGACTGgtaccactttaaacattcactcccgccACCTCTGTCGCAGTGGTGTGCTCCATTACTCCGCCACCTCTGTCGCAGTGGTGTGCTCCATTACTCCGCCACCTCTGTCGCAGTGGTGTGCCCCAttacgagatgcactgcagtaccctaccaagcctccttcaacagcaccttccaaacctgtggctCCACCACCTAAACATGCAAGGGCAGCTGACACCAAACTGCAAGATCCCTCCCAAATAatactgatttggaaatatatcactgtttttTCATTGTAGCTGGCTCAAAgtcctagaactcccttcctaacagcactgagggtgtgcctacatcacatggacCGCAGCAGCTCACTAACACCTTCTTGAGTGTAATtatgattggcaataaatgctggcctcgccaggcaCACTCACATGCCATTAGTGAATTAGGGGAATagaaaacctcctccagccccccgccgagtaggaggggggggtttgggatgggcgACGACAGGGCTAAGGAGGATGGGTTGTGTAAAGGAGTacagggaggggggtatggggtaggtgaatggggcgggggtgggggattgagacgggggaaggaggaggaggggggcggggcaaATGATGCCTCCATcctgctgggttgggggggggccctccacggtTGCCGAGACCCCCAGGAGTGCCGCGGCAGGAAGGTGGCGAAGACACCCTTCCAATTCGAGGGCATGGTGAAGGGCTGTGTCCGCTGGCGCTGCGATGAGGAGGGATGGGGTGAACTGTGCGGGATAAggatactgtgggcaggtggcACGGTGCGTGCCTGAATGAAGTGaccaggcagccggggcacccattCATCTAAATGGCCCTGGCTGCCTACGTGCCAAAGCGCTCTCCGAACAAATGTCGttgcctctccctcccaaaccTACCCCCCCCTTCAAGTTCATGATGTATTCGCAGCAGCCATCGATGttcgccgccgtggcggcagcggcATCCGTCGCGGGCGAGCATGGCAGCTCAGGGAGGATGCTGCAGAGGCGGGTGCAGCAGAGGGAGTGGCTGCGGAGGGCCCCGTGCCAGCCGCTGCTGCTACAGGCCATCGCACCCGACAAGTccaagaggaggcggagggtgcggaTCACCTCCACGTCGTCGGCCAGGAAGAGGGCGACGACATTGATCCTGAAGGGTCACCAGGGGATGAGCACGAGCAGGTGGTCGTGCCAAGGCGGCGGAGGCGTCCCATGCATCACCGTGTGTACAGGGACCGCATTTCCTTCGAGGGCCTAACAGAGGCGGCATGCAGGGAGAGACTCCGATTGAGCCGTGAGACGGTCGGCCATATATGCCACCTAATGGCGCACCTGGAACCAGGTGGAACTGGGAGAGGAAATgccatcccagtgagggtgaaggtgatggtcgccctgaatggagatgccatcccagtgagggtgaaggtgatggtcgccctgaatggacatgccatcccagtgagggtgaaggtgatggtcgccctgaatggagatgccatcccagtgagggtgaaggtgatggtcgccctcaatggacatgccctcccagtgagggtgaaggtgatggtcgccctgaatggacatgccatcccagtgagggtgaaggtgatggtcgccctcaatggacatgccctcccagtgagggtgaaggtgatggtcgccctgaatttcttcgcgaccggctccttccagtcgccgagcagGGACCTTTGCGGTATGAGTCAGgcctcggtgcaccggtgcatccgggcagtcacCGACGGCCTTTATGCAGTCGCGGCACGATACATCAATTTCCCGGAGGACCACAcacaccaggctgccagggcatcgCAATTCGACTCAGTGGCCGGCATCCCGATGGTACAGGGCGTCGTGGATGGTGTGCACATCAACCTGCGTGCACCAACGCGGGACAGGGACGTCTTCCTAAACAGGAAGGGGACATATTTGATGAATGTCCAGGTGGTGTGCAACCAGGGAATgagaatcatgcacgtgtgtgcccagtacccgggaagcgtgcatgacgcctttatATTGGCGCAGTCCTACATTCCCGCAATTTCCGAGGGTCACccaccccggatgaggggctggttgctgggcgacaggggttatccgttgcggccgtggctgatgatgcccatACGGAGGCCACAGTCCAACGCAGAGagccggtacaatgaggcccatgcagcaaccaggggtgtagtggagcggtgcttcggtctCCTTAAAATGAGGTTCCGGCGCCTGGACCGCTCAGGAGGCGCTCTGCAGTACGACCCCGACAGGGTCGGAAGGATCATCGTCGCCTGTTGCGTCTTGCATAGCATCGCCCAACAGAGGGCCGATGTGATGGAGGAGGAAGAACCAGGTGAGCCCGAAGAGGCCAGCGAccctgaggaggagggggaggaggaggaggtgggggaagatgGGAGGGCGACGGGGCACAGACACCATCGGGGCGCGGGCTATGGCTGGGAGGCCTCACGACGCCACCGtttgggacagcgggcacgcgatacGTTGATCGCTGCACGATTTGCACACTTGGGGGAGGGCGTCGTTGTTCAGGGCACTCGCACCATTGACCGCGTGCTAATtggcctataactaatctgtgccctgcacccgtgccaacctactacatgtctaactttttggccttatgggccctaccactacgtctaggtgtctgccCAGACTGTCTctccagacagtacatcaggagtggaggcggactgctgagaattcggcccttcgacgtggctccccgtcggcgtgcgcttcctggggcggcccggcctggatggcgtgatgccaccctcctctgcccgctgcccaccagatgcaccacggacaggacgggggggggagtgcgagtattccggtccctcccttgctggtgtaaccgggacaggcaccgggaccacctcctccctcagggagcccggtggcccccgggcctctctaatGGACGGTGGTGCGCACGGAGGCAAGCCCCGTTGCAccaccaacacctggcgctgccagtcctggaggcccgctgtggaatcgaccagggtctgaatttTCCCGGTGATGGAGCTAagggagtgcgccatccctgtcaCGGACAGCGCACCTCCCGCTGGGTCtgggcgacgccatccatcacatggacaaggccgccgatggtctcagcgatggcctgccaagactgggccagaccccagagcgcggcggcaatgtccatgtgactctggtgcatggctgcctgtgagagggcagccctgtcatggGCCACGGATCACTCGTGCAcactaagccccacgccctgaagaacctgacccatggccaaaaccgtttcccgcattgcctccatcgcggacgccatccgtgcggtgtcagcctgggttgcagccatgaccggcaccactccctgcccgTGGACGCGGATGGgctcctccagctgcgtctgcagttgccggaagacagccgtcatcccgtcgtctggtccctggggtagcgaatgcatcgggtctgtgggtgggcctggaatgcccaggaacccgggagccatctgggcagcagctgggtgctgtgcctggcctgccctccgaccgtctagCTCCTCGGctgctccgacctccacctgctgtaccggttcggctgtgtggtgcgcacccgtctgtgaaccagaagcctcatcacttacttgcccaaccgaggtgagtatatctgcgatgttggagggtgtgagtgacagcagtgccgcggccACTAGGTCCTCGTCTGTCCCCAGCTCTGGTGTCTCCTGTAGTGTCAGAtggtgggatgtgagggtgtggactgtgggggtggtgcagtgtcaggtggtggggtgtgagggtgcggACTGtgcgggtggtgcagtgtcaggcggcggggtgtgaggatgtggactgtgggggtggtgcagtgtcaggcggcggggtgtgagggtgtggactgtgggggtggtgcagtgtcaggcggcggggtgtgaggatgtggactgtgggggtggtgcagtgtcaggcggtgaggtgtgagggtgtggactgtgcgggtggtgcagtgtcaggcggcggggtgtgaggatgtggactgtgggggtggtgcagtgtcaggcggcggggtgtgagggtgtggactgtgggggtggtgcagtgtcaggcggcggggtgtgaggatgtggactgtgggggtggtgcagtgtcaggcggtggggtgtgagggtgtggactgtgggggtggtgcagtgtcaggcagtggggtgtgagggggggtgggggtactgaTGGGATGACGGTGAGATGAACCTCCGGGTTAGGCGGACATTGGCAGGATGCACACATGAACGCAACATTATCACAAGGTGGGGACACTATgacccacgccatggcacctgcccactgggtggggtgggggattccACATGTGACCCGGGTGCAACGTGGggctccagcccccccctccctccccgggcgtgggcggggggggggcattgcccggggggagtgtcagtgtacttaccctcgctgccctcgtgaggtcatgcagtttcttcctgcactggtctcccgtGTGGGGGATGTGCCCCGCAGCGCTGACTGCCGTCCCAACCTCTCGCCATCCACGCCTCACGATGCTGCACGGCTGCCGGTGTCC
This genomic interval carries:
- the LOC140408213 gene encoding putative nuclease HARBI1 → MVALNFFATGSFQSPSRDLCGMSQASVHRCIRAVTDGLYAVAARYINFPEDHTHQAARASQFDSVAGIPMVQGVVDGVHINLRAPTRDRDVFLNRKGTYLMNVQVVCNQGMRIMHVCAQYPGSVHDAFILAQSYIPAISEGHPPRMRGWLLGDRGYPLRPWLMMPIRRPQSNAESRYNEAHAATRGVVERCFGLLKMRFRRLDRSGGALQYDPDRVGRIIVACCVLHSIAQQRADVMEEEEPGEPEEASDPEEEGEEEEVGEDGRATGHRHHRGAGYGWEASRRHRLGQRARDTLIAARFAHLGEGVVVQGTRTIDRVLIGL